TTTACTTATTAGGGCATTAAAATAAGCCGGAGCTTGCAATAACCGGCTCCCATACCACGAAAACAGCTCGCCATCAACCAATATAATTTTAGTTTGTGGCAATAGGCTTTGCAATTCATCTACATGCTTTTGGGCAAATGGATATGGTTCTGACGATAGCAGCAACACATCTAAATGGGCATCAGCAAGCTGCTGTAAGGTAACCTGCGGGTAGCGGTTTGCAGTAACAGCGTTTTTAAGCCCGCATAATTGCAGCATGCTATTAATAAAAGTATCGCTGCCTGCAGCCATATAAGGTTTGCGCCAAATAAGGTAAGCTACGTTTAATTTTGGTTCTGCTGGTTTTAATAACTCAAACTCCGCGGATATTTGGGTAACAAGTTTATCAGCCTTTTCTTTTGTACTGGTGATATCCCCTACTTTAGTTATCATATCCAGCGCCGTGGGCAGGTCGTTTATATCACTTATCCAAACGGGGTAATGCTGCATAAGTTCTTCCACCTGCCTTTGCTCGTTTTCTTCTTTATTAGCAATTATCAGGTCGGGGTTCAGTTGATGTATAGCATTCATATTTAATTGCTTGGTACCCCCTATTTTGGCTTTATTAGCCACACCTGTTGTCGGGTGTATGCAAAAATTAGTAACACCCGTCACTTGCTCATCCAACTCCAGGTAAAACAATAGCTCGGTTTGCGACGGTACTATTGATATAATCCGTTTGGGTTGATGCGGTATATTCACCACCCGGTTTAACTGATCGTAAAATTGTGGCATAATAGCAGCAGGCCTGTAACCTGTCATAACAAAGTTAATTAAGTATGGCCTATAAACAGGCAGCCATCAAATTTTAGTATTTTTGCACTGATGAATTATTTTGAATTTTACGGCATTCCCGAAACGTTTAACCCGGATGTGGCGGCGCTTAAAAAGCAGTTTTATGTTTTAAGCAAGCAGTACCACCCCGATTTTTTTGCCAACGAGGATGATGAAAAACAGCAGGAGATATTAGAACTATCTACCCTGAATAATAAGGCTTATCAAACCCTAAGCGAGCCAAATAAGCGCCTGGCCTATATATTACAAAGCCATAATTTGCTAAATGATGGTGCAAAACCACAATTACCGGCAGATTTTTTAATGGAAATGATGGATATTAATGAGCGCCTGATGGAAATTGAAAGCGCCCAGCAACTGGCCGATATTACGGCGGAAGTGCTTGCCATTGAGAGCGATATAGACGAAGAACTGGCCGCATTAACGCAGGATTATGAGCAATTAGACGATACCGCAAAGGAAAGCCGCTTAAATGATATTGCAAATATTTACTTCAGGCAAAAATATCTGTTGCGGATTAAAGAGAGTTTAAATACATTTGCAGCCCGCTTATAAGCAAACTATTTGCTTAGCATGCCCAGCTGGCGGAATTGGTAGACGCGCTGGTCTCAAACACCTGTGGGAAACCGTGCCGGTTCGACTCCGGCGCTGGGTACACATGAAAATGTGTAAAGGCTGTAAGTCAAGTACTTACGGCCTTTTTTATTTATATACATACAGTTTTACATACACTATTTGTTATTTATTTTTTTCATGCTATCAGTATTTGATATATTTAAATATGGAAGAAATTATAATCCCTGATTATTTACAAAATCCTGCTCAAATACTGATTGCCTTAG
This portion of the Inquilinus sp. KBS0705 genome encodes:
- a CDS encoding ABC transporter substrate-binding protein, whose translation is MPQFYDQLNRVVNIPHQPKRIISIVPSQTELLFYLELDEQVTGVTNFCIHPTTGVANKAKIGGTKQLNMNAIHQLNPDLIIANKEENEQRQVEELMQHYPVWISDINDLPTALDMITKVGDITSTKEKADKLVTQISAEFELLKPAEPKLNVAYLIWRKPYMAAGSDTFINSMLQLCGLKNAVTANRYPQVTLQQLADAHLDVLLLSSEPYPFAQKHVDELQSLLPQTKIILVDGELFSWYGSRLLQAPAYFNALISKLKAM
- the hscB gene encoding Fe-S protein assembly co-chaperone HscB produces the protein MNYFEFYGIPETFNPDVAALKKQFYVLSKQYHPDFFANEDDEKQQEILELSTLNNKAYQTLSEPNKRLAYILQSHNLLNDGAKPQLPADFLMEMMDINERLMEIESAQQLADITAEVLAIESDIDEELAALTQDYEQLDDTAKESRLNDIANIYFRQKYLLRIKESLNTFAARL